A single window of Acanthopagrus latus isolate v.2019 chromosome 1, fAcaLat1.1, whole genome shotgun sequence DNA harbors:
- the tdrd7a gene encoding tudor domain-containing protein 7A isoform X2, translating into MSDSESIKKMLRSVLQSSKSGVSISSLQSEYRGLCGEFIPLKKLGYSKLEDYLRSIPSVVRLDYCMGEIKCFAAVCQETAHIAELVARQRSCKKSGRSQVVNCRMRFKPSNPYMLNVRPRSSLRQPSSADASNWIANYSRPHKVSHRGCSASGDYRQLDPRFSANTPVVRRAPASQTAVQQCALPERKKISFSDNHQKPKEKPPEVLRPNQSQSSLYNEELVQSRVSQLLQKYSSGLWLSKLPEVYNETFSEKLHPQTLTDVEKWTDICVVVKPSSTNQTDCLIYPPLAPSPSTVPQHNPTPPTSATDSGTITKPIPSCSSSTEQPSTHAHSFHVPKTTVSPLAKPTFIFPPQPVTASSGKLLSSVTLRSPALNPALAPQLPTCINLAINASGGCKDTYNLPTATLNPKQNATPVAPPLQIGSDILPLLKVTFSPTSDSASCPPSKSSTVAVSAEVRQRIKELLSKNSHGLWAHALPKLFMDTYKVPFPEHILDNLSLLLDICTVEYPIPHNKKKAILYICYTADMEATDSQQCSRHPLPSGLEVVGAVMPPPLVAPSEQYPSVLITDAKSSNTVTIRYVGESYSNAQEAMEEAMHSFYSQSSSHHTRCNPVVGQLVAVRGEDGDELARAQVMEVMGCDKVKVYYLDHGFSVETSGTNLLELHQDFLSLPFQATNVRLAGLEAFSSHPLVLSSLDKLAVGKILLMEALEPCQQGEMPVVVLYDTSQDDDVNINSTCLKALQDKTMNNPLTVNATYQDVCVTDVCADGIIHCQLPSRGAARLSKLLEETEAIFACQVTTESLVSRPFSGKVCLARLKGKWSRVEITTMYGNRVMEILFIDWGVPATVEVTALREFPLLLLQKFVIIPPQATKCRLADLDVPQGDWSPEAVLWVKEVVLRSEDCKMKILKLEQHKGDCLVYMYLFIGTDSQQLDKSINYQLAQSELWQKLTTRSNNNTIPSSNSSMDTAHTALVERLTLGSLSGQPADRAGNSPLPDTTTKTSMQPLPLPPLLELPQPGQNMDVFVPVACHPGHFVLQQWQDLHKLVVLMGEMILYYNQTCKTNTTTDVTKGDVYAAKIDKNWHRVQVKGILTNGLVSVYELDHGRHELVQRSLLQPLIEEFRQLPFQAISAQLAGMKQQQWTEEASMLFRNHVENHALVAQVESVQDLSEVKGELWERRLTVYLVDTTVESRDLWIHSIIADISSDLSSAA; encoded by the exons ATGTCGGACAGCGAGTCCATCAAAAAAATGTTGCGGTCTGTGCTCCAGTCCAGCAAGAGTGGCGTGTCTATCAGTAGCCTCCAGTCAGAATACAGAGGTCTGTGTGGAGAGTTCATCCCGCTGAAGAAGCTGGGCTACTCTAAACTAGAGGACTACCTCAGAAGCATCCCCTCTGTGGTCCGCCTGGATTACTGCATGGGTGAG ATTAAATGctttgctgcagtgtgtcaAGAGACAGCCCACATTGCTGAGTTGGTCGCCAGACAGAGGAGCTGTAAGAAATCTGGCCGCTCCCAAGTGGTCAATTGCAGGATGAGGTTCAAACCCTCCAACCCATACATGCTCAATG TGAGGCCAAGGTCTTCGCTCCGCCAACCCTCGTCTGCTGATGCCTCTAACTGGATAGCTAACTATTCTCGGCCCCACAAAGTCAGCCACAGAGGCTGCAGTGCCTCAGGGGACTACAG GCAGTTGGACCCAAGGTTTAGCGCCAATACCCCTGTTGTGCGTAGAGCACCCGCTTCTCAAACAGCTGTACAACAGTGTGCCTTACCTGAAAG GAAAAAGATAAGCTTTTCAGACAACCACCAGAAGCCCAAAG AGAAGCCTCCTGAGGTGTTGAGGCCCAACCAATCCCAG TCGAGTCTGTATAATGAAGAGTTGGTGCAGAGCAGAGTAAGTCAGCTCCTGCAGAAATACAGCAGTGGACTGTGGTTGTCTAAACTGCCGGAGGTCTACAATGAAACGTTCAGTGAGAAGCTCCACCCTCAGACACTCACAGATGTCGAAAAGTGGACTGACATCTGTGTG GTTGTGAAACCTTCCAGCACCAATCAAACTGACTGCCTCATCTACCCTCCTCTGGCTCCTAGCCCTTCTACTGTCCCTCAACACAACCCCACTCCTCCAACATCAGCCACTGATTCAGGCACCATCACCAAACCCATTCCATCATGTTCCTCATCAACTGAGCAGCCTTCCACTCATGCCCATTCATTCCACGTTCCTAAAACTACAGTTTCTCCCTTAGCTAAGCCCACCTTTATTTTTCCCCCACAACCTGTCACTGCCTCTTCAGGTAAACTGTTGTCATCGGTCACGCTGCGCAGTCCTGCCCTCAACCCAGCTCTTGCTCCCCAGCTTCCCACATGTATCAATCTTGCAATCAATGCCAGTGGTGGATGTAAAGATACTTACAACTTGCCTACAGCTACGCTCAACcccaaacaaaatgcaacaccAGTGGCTCCCCCCCTCCAAATTGGCTCTGACATTTTGCCCCTTTTGAAGGTCACCTTCTCCCCTACGTCCGATTCTGCCTCTTGCCCCCCCTCAAAATCTTCCACTGTTGCCGTGTCAGCTGAGGTGCGTCAGAGAATAAAGGAGCTTCTGTCAAAGAACAGTCATGGTCTGTGGGCCCATGCTTTGCCCAAACTCTTTATGGACACTTACAAGGTGCCGTTCCCCGAGCATATTCTGGATAACTTATCCCTCTTGCTGGATATATGCACTGTGGAGTACCCCATAccacacaacaaaaagaag GCCATCCTGTATATCTGCTACACAGCAGACATGGAAGCCACAGACAGCCAGCAGTGCAGTCGCCATCCCCTTCCTTCTGGTTTGGAGGTTGTGGGTGCTGTGATGCCTCCTCCTCTGGTTGCTCCATCAGAGCAGTACCCCTCTGTGCTGATTACTGATGCCAAGAGCAGCAATACTGTTACCATAAG GTATGTAGGTGAGAGCTACTCCAATGCCCAGGAGGCCATGGAGGAAGCCATGCACTCCTTCTACAGCCAAAGCTCTTCACACCACACTCGGTGTAACCCTGTGGTTGGTCAGCTTGTAGCAGTCAGAGGGGAGGACGGAGACGAGCTTGCCAGAGCTCAGGTCATGGAGGTTATGGGCTGTGACAAGGTCAAG GTATACTATTTAGACCATGGCTTCTCTGTCGAAACCAGTGGGACTAATCTTCTGGAGCTGCACCAGGACTTCTTGTCACTGCCATTTCAGGCTACTAATGTTAGACTTGCAG GTCTAGAGGCGTTTAGCTCCCATCCGTTGGTGCTTTCCTCCTTGGACAAGTTGGCAGTTGGAAAGATCCTGCTGATGGAGGCATTAGAGCCGTGTCAGCAGGGAGAGATGCCTGTGGTAGTGCTGTATGACACTTCTCAGGATGACGACGTCAACATCAACTCCACCTGCCTGAAGGCTCTGCAAGACAAGACCATGAACAACCCTCTGACT GTGAATGCCACCTATCAGGACGTGTGTGTAACAGATGTGTGTGCAGATGGTATCATCCACTGTCAGCTGCCCTCCAGAGGAGCCGCAAGACTGAGCAAGTTGTTGGAGGAAACAGAGGCAATCTTCGCCTGCCAG GTGACTACTGAGTCCCTGGTGTCTAGACCCTTCAGTGGCAAGGTCTGTCTAGCCCGCTTAAAGGGAAAGTGGTCTAGAGTGGAG ATCACCACCATGTACGGCAACAGAGTGATGGAGATCCTCTTCATTGACTGGGGTGTTCCAGCAACTGTAGAGGTCACAGCTCTCAGAGAGTTCCccctgcttctcctccagaAATTTGTCATCATCCCACCACAG GCTACCAAATGTCGCCTGGCTGACCTTGATGTTCCACAGGGAGACTGGAGCCCAGAGGCTGTTCTGTGGGTAAAGGAGGTTGTCCTGCGCTCTGAAGACTGTAAAATGAAG ATCTTGAAATTGGAGCAGCACAAAGGGGACTGTCTGGTCTATATGTACCTGTTCATCGGCACtgacagtcagcagctggaCAAGAGCATCAACTATCAGCTGGCTCAGTCAGAGCTGTGGCAAAAACTCACAACAcggagcaacaacaacacaatccCCAGCAGTAACAGCAGCATGGATACAG CTCACACTGCTCTGGTGGAAAGGTTGACTCTTGGCAGCCTGTCTGGGCAACCTGCTGACAGAGCAGGAAACTCACCTCTACCAGACACGACCACCAAAACATCAATGCAGCCACTTCCGCTGCCTCCCCTGCTTGAGCTCCCCCAG CCCGGTCAGAACATGGATGTCTTCGTGCCAGTGGCCTGCCACCCTGGTcactttgtgctgcagcagtggcaggATCTGCATAAGCTTGTTGTGTTAATGGGGGAGATGATCCTCTATTATAACCAGACGTGTAAGACCAACACCACCACAGATGTGACGAAAGGAGATGTCTACGCTGCCAAAATAGACAAGAA CTGGCACCGTGTACAGGTGAAGGGGATTCTGACCAATGGATTGGTTTCTGTCTATGAGTTGGACCATGGAAGACATGAGCTGGTCCAAAGATCTCTGCTCCAGCCCCTGATAGAGGAGTTCAGACAGCTGCCTTTCCAGGCTATCTCTGCACAACTGGCAG GTATGAAGCAGCAACAGTGGACAGAGGAAGCCTCCATGTTATTCAGGAACCATGTGGAGAATCACGCACTGGTGGCCCAGGTGGAGAGTGTGCAGGACctgtcagaggtcaaaggtgagCTGTGGGAACGCAGGCTAACAGTTTACCTGGTGGACACTACTGTGGAATCCAGGGACCTTTGGATTCACAGCATCATtgctgacatcagcagtgaCTTGTCTTCAGCAGCTTAG
- the tdrd7a gene encoding tudor domain-containing protein 7A isoform X1 yields MSDSESIKKMLRSVLQSSKSGVSISSLQSEYRGLCGEFIPLKKLGYSKLEDYLRSIPSVVRLDYCMGEIKCFAAVCQETAHIAELVARQRSCKKSGRSQVVNCRMRFKPSNPYMLNVRPRSSLRQPSSADASNWIANYSRPHKVSHRGCSASGDYRQLDPRFSANTPVVRRAPASQTAVQQCALPERKKISFSDNHQKPKEKPPEVLRPNQSQSSLYNEELVQSRVSQLLQKYSSGLWLSKLPEVYNETFSEKLHPQTLTDVEKWTDICVVVKPSSTNQTDCLIYPPLAPSPSTVPQHNPTPPTSATDSGTITKPIPSCSSSTEQPSTHAHSFHVPKTTVSPLAKPTFIFPPQPVTASSGKLLSSVTLRSPALNPALAPQLPTCINLAINASGGCKDTYNLPTATLNPKQNATPVAPPLQIGSDILPLLKVTFSPTSDSASCPPSKSSTVAVSAEVRQRIKELLSKNSHGLWAHALPKLFMDTYKVPFPEHILDNLSLLLDICTVEYPIPHNKKKAILYICYTADMEATDSQQCSRHPLPSGLEVVGAVMPPPLVAPSEQYPSVLITDAKSSNTVTIRYVGESYSNAQEAMEEAMHSFYSQSSSHHTRCNPVVGQLVAVRGEDGDELARAQVMEVMGCDKVKVYYLDHGFSVETSGTNLLELHQDFLSLPFQATNVRLAGLEAFSSHPLVLSSLDKLAVGKILLMEALEPCQQGEMPVVVLYDTSQDDDVNINSTCLKALQDKTMNNPLTVKNGANYMYSVMHVNATYQDVCVTDVCADGIIHCQLPSRGAARLSKLLEETEAIFACQVTTESLVSRPFSGKVCLARLKGKWSRVEITTMYGNRVMEILFIDWGVPATVEVTALREFPLLLLQKFVIIPPQATKCRLADLDVPQGDWSPEAVLWVKEVVLRSEDCKMKILKLEQHKGDCLVYMYLFIGTDSQQLDKSINYQLAQSELWQKLTTRSNNNTIPSSNSSMDTAHTALVERLTLGSLSGQPADRAGNSPLPDTTTKTSMQPLPLPPLLELPQPGQNMDVFVPVACHPGHFVLQQWQDLHKLVVLMGEMILYYNQTCKTNTTTDVTKGDVYAAKIDKNWHRVQVKGILTNGLVSVYELDHGRHELVQRSLLQPLIEEFRQLPFQAISAQLAGMKQQQWTEEASMLFRNHVENHALVAQVESVQDLSEVKGELWERRLTVYLVDTTVESRDLWIHSIIADISSDLSSAA; encoded by the exons ATGTCGGACAGCGAGTCCATCAAAAAAATGTTGCGGTCTGTGCTCCAGTCCAGCAAGAGTGGCGTGTCTATCAGTAGCCTCCAGTCAGAATACAGAGGTCTGTGTGGAGAGTTCATCCCGCTGAAGAAGCTGGGCTACTCTAAACTAGAGGACTACCTCAGAAGCATCCCCTCTGTGGTCCGCCTGGATTACTGCATGGGTGAG ATTAAATGctttgctgcagtgtgtcaAGAGACAGCCCACATTGCTGAGTTGGTCGCCAGACAGAGGAGCTGTAAGAAATCTGGCCGCTCCCAAGTGGTCAATTGCAGGATGAGGTTCAAACCCTCCAACCCATACATGCTCAATG TGAGGCCAAGGTCTTCGCTCCGCCAACCCTCGTCTGCTGATGCCTCTAACTGGATAGCTAACTATTCTCGGCCCCACAAAGTCAGCCACAGAGGCTGCAGTGCCTCAGGGGACTACAG GCAGTTGGACCCAAGGTTTAGCGCCAATACCCCTGTTGTGCGTAGAGCACCCGCTTCTCAAACAGCTGTACAACAGTGTGCCTTACCTGAAAG GAAAAAGATAAGCTTTTCAGACAACCACCAGAAGCCCAAAG AGAAGCCTCCTGAGGTGTTGAGGCCCAACCAATCCCAG TCGAGTCTGTATAATGAAGAGTTGGTGCAGAGCAGAGTAAGTCAGCTCCTGCAGAAATACAGCAGTGGACTGTGGTTGTCTAAACTGCCGGAGGTCTACAATGAAACGTTCAGTGAGAAGCTCCACCCTCAGACACTCACAGATGTCGAAAAGTGGACTGACATCTGTGTG GTTGTGAAACCTTCCAGCACCAATCAAACTGACTGCCTCATCTACCCTCCTCTGGCTCCTAGCCCTTCTACTGTCCCTCAACACAACCCCACTCCTCCAACATCAGCCACTGATTCAGGCACCATCACCAAACCCATTCCATCATGTTCCTCATCAACTGAGCAGCCTTCCACTCATGCCCATTCATTCCACGTTCCTAAAACTACAGTTTCTCCCTTAGCTAAGCCCACCTTTATTTTTCCCCCACAACCTGTCACTGCCTCTTCAGGTAAACTGTTGTCATCGGTCACGCTGCGCAGTCCTGCCCTCAACCCAGCTCTTGCTCCCCAGCTTCCCACATGTATCAATCTTGCAATCAATGCCAGTGGTGGATGTAAAGATACTTACAACTTGCCTACAGCTACGCTCAACcccaaacaaaatgcaacaccAGTGGCTCCCCCCCTCCAAATTGGCTCTGACATTTTGCCCCTTTTGAAGGTCACCTTCTCCCCTACGTCCGATTCTGCCTCTTGCCCCCCCTCAAAATCTTCCACTGTTGCCGTGTCAGCTGAGGTGCGTCAGAGAATAAAGGAGCTTCTGTCAAAGAACAGTCATGGTCTGTGGGCCCATGCTTTGCCCAAACTCTTTATGGACACTTACAAGGTGCCGTTCCCCGAGCATATTCTGGATAACTTATCCCTCTTGCTGGATATATGCACTGTGGAGTACCCCATAccacacaacaaaaagaag GCCATCCTGTATATCTGCTACACAGCAGACATGGAAGCCACAGACAGCCAGCAGTGCAGTCGCCATCCCCTTCCTTCTGGTTTGGAGGTTGTGGGTGCTGTGATGCCTCCTCCTCTGGTTGCTCCATCAGAGCAGTACCCCTCTGTGCTGATTACTGATGCCAAGAGCAGCAATACTGTTACCATAAG GTATGTAGGTGAGAGCTACTCCAATGCCCAGGAGGCCATGGAGGAAGCCATGCACTCCTTCTACAGCCAAAGCTCTTCACACCACACTCGGTGTAACCCTGTGGTTGGTCAGCTTGTAGCAGTCAGAGGGGAGGACGGAGACGAGCTTGCCAGAGCTCAGGTCATGGAGGTTATGGGCTGTGACAAGGTCAAG GTATACTATTTAGACCATGGCTTCTCTGTCGAAACCAGTGGGACTAATCTTCTGGAGCTGCACCAGGACTTCTTGTCACTGCCATTTCAGGCTACTAATGTTAGACTTGCAG GTCTAGAGGCGTTTAGCTCCCATCCGTTGGTGCTTTCCTCCTTGGACAAGTTGGCAGTTGGAAAGATCCTGCTGATGGAGGCATTAGAGCCGTGTCAGCAGGGAGAGATGCCTGTGGTAGTGCTGTATGACACTTCTCAGGATGACGACGTCAACATCAACTCCACCTGCCTGAAGGCTCTGCAAGACAAGACCATGAACAACCCTCTGACTGTAAAGAATGGCGCTAACTACATGTATAGTGTGATGCAT GTGAATGCCACCTATCAGGACGTGTGTGTAACAGATGTGTGTGCAGATGGTATCATCCACTGTCAGCTGCCCTCCAGAGGAGCCGCAAGACTGAGCAAGTTGTTGGAGGAAACAGAGGCAATCTTCGCCTGCCAG GTGACTACTGAGTCCCTGGTGTCTAGACCCTTCAGTGGCAAGGTCTGTCTAGCCCGCTTAAAGGGAAAGTGGTCTAGAGTGGAG ATCACCACCATGTACGGCAACAGAGTGATGGAGATCCTCTTCATTGACTGGGGTGTTCCAGCAACTGTAGAGGTCACAGCTCTCAGAGAGTTCCccctgcttctcctccagaAATTTGTCATCATCCCACCACAG GCTACCAAATGTCGCCTGGCTGACCTTGATGTTCCACAGGGAGACTGGAGCCCAGAGGCTGTTCTGTGGGTAAAGGAGGTTGTCCTGCGCTCTGAAGACTGTAAAATGAAG ATCTTGAAATTGGAGCAGCACAAAGGGGACTGTCTGGTCTATATGTACCTGTTCATCGGCACtgacagtcagcagctggaCAAGAGCATCAACTATCAGCTGGCTCAGTCAGAGCTGTGGCAAAAACTCACAACAcggagcaacaacaacacaatccCCAGCAGTAACAGCAGCATGGATACAG CTCACACTGCTCTGGTGGAAAGGTTGACTCTTGGCAGCCTGTCTGGGCAACCTGCTGACAGAGCAGGAAACTCACCTCTACCAGACACGACCACCAAAACATCAATGCAGCCACTTCCGCTGCCTCCCCTGCTTGAGCTCCCCCAG CCCGGTCAGAACATGGATGTCTTCGTGCCAGTGGCCTGCCACCCTGGTcactttgtgctgcagcagtggcaggATCTGCATAAGCTTGTTGTGTTAATGGGGGAGATGATCCTCTATTATAACCAGACGTGTAAGACCAACACCACCACAGATGTGACGAAAGGAGATGTCTACGCTGCCAAAATAGACAAGAA CTGGCACCGTGTACAGGTGAAGGGGATTCTGACCAATGGATTGGTTTCTGTCTATGAGTTGGACCATGGAAGACATGAGCTGGTCCAAAGATCTCTGCTCCAGCCCCTGATAGAGGAGTTCAGACAGCTGCCTTTCCAGGCTATCTCTGCACAACTGGCAG GTATGAAGCAGCAACAGTGGACAGAGGAAGCCTCCATGTTATTCAGGAACCATGTGGAGAATCACGCACTGGTGGCCCAGGTGGAGAGTGTGCAGGACctgtcagaggtcaaaggtgagCTGTGGGAACGCAGGCTAACAGTTTACCTGGTGGACACTACTGTGGAATCCAGGGACCTTTGGATTCACAGCATCATtgctgacatcagcagtgaCTTGTCTTCAGCAGCTTAG